Proteins encoded in a region of the Dorea longicatena genome:
- a CDS encoding AAA family ATPase, whose amino-acid sequence MAKTNTIITIGREYGSAGRQIGYKVAEDLGIKLYDKEMLERAAKESGICEELFETHDEKPTNSFLYSLVMDSYSFGYPSSSYTDMPINHKIFLAQFDTIRKIASEGPCILVGRCADYALEEFDNVLSVFIHADMDARIRRIARIYDLTDAKAKDLIKKTDKRRSSYYNYYSNKKWGAAESYNICLDSSLLGIDGTAKAIEQLVELKENITDKKL is encoded by the coding sequence ATGGCAAAGACAAATACAATCATTACAATCGGTCGTGAATATGGTAGTGCCGGACGCCAGATCGGATATAAAGTTGCGGAAGATCTTGGAATCAAATTATACGACAAAGAAATGCTGGAACGCGCAGCAAAAGAAAGTGGTATCTGTGAAGAACTTTTTGAGACACATGATGAGAAACCTACCAACAGTTTTCTGTATTCTTTGGTTATGGATTCTTATTCTTTCGGGTATCCTTCATCCAGTTACACAGATATGCCAATTAATCATAAGATTTTTCTTGCCCAGTTCGATACAATCCGTAAGATAGCGTCTGAGGGACCATGTATTCTAGTCGGACGTTGTGCTGATTATGCATTGGAAGAATTCGATAATGTTTTAAGCGTATTCATTCATGCCGATATGGATGCCAGAATCCGCAGAATTGCACGTATCTATGATCTGACAGATGCAAAGGCGAAAGACTTGATCAAAAAAACGGACAAGAGACGTTCCAGCTATTATAATTATTACAGCAATAAAAAATGGGGAGCTGCCGAAAGCTATAATATCTGCCTTGACAGTTCACTTCTGGGAATTGATGGTACTGCAAAGGCCATTGAGCAGCTGGTTGAATTAAAAGAGAACATTACAGATAAAAAATTATAA